GGGTTGTCCCGGGGGCGGACCGAGGGCTGCACGTTTCGGCGCAGGGCTTCCATGCTCCCAGTGTAGCACTTCAAGGAATAGCGGATAACCCCCCAGGATAACTTTATTTTTTGACAAAGTGCGGCAAGAAGGTCGGGCGCTTTAGGGCTTGGAATCCGAGCCAGAGTCCCGCAGCTGAACCACGGTCTCCAGATTCATCGTCTGGGGAAAAAAGTCGATGGCTTGGACCCAATCCACGGCATACCCGGCCTTGACCAAGACCTGGAGGTCCTTCTTCAAAGCCGGGGGATGGCAGGAGACATACAAGATCGCGGGGGGCCGACGCTTGCGAAAGACCGGCAGGCAGTCCTCGGCGCCGCCCCGGGGCGGATCCAGGATCACCAGGTCGAAGCGCTCCCCCGATTGATAAAGTTTTTCGGCGGTCTTGGCGGCCTGGCCCAGGCGCCATTGAACCCTGCCCTCCTGTTCCGAGCGGCGCCTCCCCTCCTCCCCCGCGCGGGGATTGGACTCCACCGCCAGCCAATCGACTCCGGGGACGGCGAGGGGAAAGCTTAAGTTGCCGCTGCCGGCGAAGAGCTCGAGGACGCGTCGCGGCCGCAGCGCCGCGAGGGCCCCTTGCAGGACCTCGATCAATCGCTGATTCGCCTCCGGATTGACTTGCAGGAAGCTCCGCTCCTCGCCGTCCTGGCGGATCTCGACGGAGCCGTCCTCTTGCAGGGTCAGCTCGAAGGTGAGCGAGGCCGGTTTCTTCGTCCCCTGCAGGACGGACTGCGCGCGCCTTTTCACCTCGAGGAGCTTGGCGTTGAGGGCCGGGTCCGCGATCCGACACGCGTCGATGGGCACCACCTCGCGGCTTCGGTGCGCGTAGAAGCCGACCTCCCCCTTCGGCCCGACGTGGAGCTGGATGCGGCGGCGGTAATGCCAGTGCTTCGGCGAGGGAATCGGCGGGCGGATCTTTTCGGGAGGAACGATGCGGGCGAGGGTCGCGGCCAGCCACCGCTGCTTCTCCGCGAGCTGCCGACCCTCGCTCATGTGCTGGAGCTGACAGCCGCCGCAGCGGCCGAAATAGGGACAGGGCGGCGCCACACGGTCAGGGGAGGGTTCCAGCAAGGTCGCCTGCGGGGCGACCCGCCAAGTTTCGCCGGGGATGGAAAAGGGCACGATCGCCTTCTCCCCGTCGATCAGGGCGACGCCGCGTCCCCCCTCGTCCAGGCCGGCGATGAGAACGGTTTTGGGCTTCATCGGAATATTCCTTGCTTCAAAAAGACTCGGAGGGATATCGGAAAATTTCAACGGAAGGAAGCCGTCATGAGCGCCCCCAAACCCGTCCCCTGGACCCAAGCCGGCGACGCCGACCTGGCCCCCGTTCGCGGGATCTGCCTCGACATCGACGAGACCCTCTCTACCCACGGCAAGCTGACCGCCGAGGCCTACGCCGCACTATGGTCCTTGAAAGACGCGGGCTACTTCGTCGTACCCGTCACCGGCCGGCCCGCGGGTTGGTGCGACCATTTCGCTCGTTTCTGGCCGGTGGACGCGGTGGTGGGGGAAAACGGGGCCTTCACTTTTTTTATGAAAAACGGCGTCCGTTCGCGGATCGACACGCC
The Deltaproteobacteria bacterium PRO3 DNA segment above includes these coding regions:
- a CDS encoding class I SAM-dependent RNA methyltransferase — protein: MKPKTVLIAGLDEGGRGVALIDGEKAIVPFSIPGETWRVAPQATLLEPSPDRVAPPCPYFGRCGGCQLQHMSEGRQLAEKQRWLAATLARIVPPEKIRPPIPSPKHWHYRRRIQLHVGPKGEVGFYAHRSREVVPIDACRIADPALNAKLLEVKRRAQSVLQGTKKPASLTFELTLQEDGSVEIRQDGEERSFLQVNPEANQRLIEVLQGALAALRPRRVLELFAGSGNLSFPLAVPGVDWLAVESNPRAGEEGRRRSEQEGRVQWRLGQAAKTAEKLYQSGERFDLVILDPPRGGAEDCLPVFRKRRPPAILYVSCHPPALKKDLQVLVKAGYAVDWVQAIDFFPQTMNLETVVQLRDSGSDSKP